The following are encoded in a window of Mycobacterium decipiens genomic DNA:
- the cwlM gene encoding N-acetylmuramoyl-L-alanine amidase CwlM: MPSPRREDGDALRCGDRSAAVTEIRAALAALGMLDRPDEDLTTGRNVALELFDAELDQAVRAFQQHRGLLVDGIVGEATYRALKEASYRLGARTLYHQFGAPLYGDDVATLQARLQDLGFYTGLVDGHFGLQTHNALMSYQREYGLAADGICGPETLRSLYFLSSRVSGGSPHAIREEELVRNSGPKLSGKRIIIDPGRGGADRGLITQGPSGPISEADMLWDLASRLEGRMTAIGMDTYLSRPTNRSPSDAERAATANAVGADLMISLRCETQASPAANGVASFHFGNSHGSVSTIGRNLADFIQREVVARTGLRDCRVHGRTWDLLRLTRMPTVQVDIGYITNPRDCGKLVSTQTRDAIAEGILAAVKRLYLLGKNDRPTGTFTFAELLAHELSVERASRLSGS; encoded by the coding sequence ATGCCGAGTCCGCGCCGCGAAGACGGCGATGCGCTGCGCTGTGGCGACCGCAGCGCGGCTGTCACCGAGATCCGGGCAGCGCTGGCCGCGTTGGGGATGCTGGATCGTCCAGACGAGGATCTGACCACCGGCCGGAACGTCGCACTCGAGTTGTTCGACGCGGAGCTCGACCAGGCGGTCCGTGCCTTCCAGCAGCATCGCGGTCTGCTGGTGGACGGCATCGTCGGTGAGGCCACCTACCGCGCGTTGAAGGAAGCCTCGTACCGGCTAGGTGCCCGCACGCTGTACCACCAGTTCGGTGCCCCGCTCTACGGTGACGACGTCGCTACCCTGCAGGCTCGGCTGCAGGACCTTGGTTTCTACACCGGGCTGGTTGACGGTCACTTTGGGTTACAGACCCACAACGCGTTGATGTCCTATCAGCGTGAGTACGGCCTCGCCGCAGACGGTATCTGTGGTCCAGAAACGTTGCGTTCCTTGTATTTTCTGAGCTCGCGAGTCAGTGGCGGCTCACCACATGCAATTCGCGAAGAAGAACTGGTCCGCAACTCGGGGCCGAAGCTGTCTGGCAAACGGATCATCATTGACCCCGGCCGCGGCGGTGCAGATCGCGGACTGATTACACAAGGGCCTTCGGGGCCCATCAGCGAAGCGGACATGTTGTGGGACTTGGCAAGTCGGCTCGAGGGGCGAATGACTGCCATCGGCATGGACACATATCTGTCCCGCCCGACCAACCGCAGCCCATCGGACGCAGAGCGCGCCGCCACGGCCAACGCCGTTGGCGCAGACCTGATGATCAGTCTGCGGTGCGAGACCCAGGCCAGCCCTGCGGCCAATGGTGTGGCCTCTTTTCACTTCGGCAACTCGCACGGTTCGGTGTCCACCATCGGCCGCAATCTAGCCGACTTCATTCAACGAGAAGTGGTGGCGCGAACCGGCTTACGGGATTGTCGTGTCCATGGTCGGACGTGGGATCTGTTACGGCTGACCAGAATGCCGACCGTTCAGGTCGATATCGGCTATATCACCAACCCGCGCGATTGTGGGAAGTTGGTCTCAACACAGACCCGAGATGCCATCGCCGAGGGGATTCTCGCCGCGGTCAAGCGGCTGTATCTGCTAGGCAAGAACGATCGACCCACCGGCACATTCACTTTCGCCGAGTTGCTCGCCCACGAACTGTCTGTCGAGCGGGCGAGCAGACTCAGCGGTTCCTAG